One genomic segment of [Phormidium] sp. ETS-05 includes these proteins:
- a CDS encoding DUF4079 domain-containing protein, with the protein MDLPSFLWLWKIAAWAMGLSLGSYFLLAITGICTYATRTARRPQPKWLPPLHYILGICLVTLVFLLLTIGIIGTLGHFGSLGHSPHLIAGITVVILTCISAASASQIHPTRPWAKPLHLTTNAILFFAFAWVSWTGWLVVQKYLP; encoded by the coding sequence TTGGATTTGCCTTCTTTTCTATGGTTATGGAAAATAGCTGCCTGGGCAATGGGTTTATCCCTAGGCAGCTATTTTCTATTGGCCATAACCGGCATTTGCACCTACGCCACCAGAACCGCCAGACGGCCCCAACCCAAATGGCTCCCACCACTGCATTACATCCTAGGCATCTGCCTCGTCACCCTCGTATTCCTCCTCTTAACCATCGGCATCATCGGCACCCTCGGTCATTTTGGCAGTCTCGGACATTCCCCCCACCTGATAGCAGGCATCACAGTAGTCATCCTCACCTGCATCAGCGCCGCCAGTGCCAGCCAAATTCACCCCACCAGACCTTGGGCCAAACCCCTCCACCTCACCACCAACGCCATTCTCTTTTTTGCCTTCGCCTGGGTTTCCTGGACCGGCTGGCTCGTAGTCCAAAAATATTTACCTTAA
- a CDS encoding pyridoxal phosphate-dependent aminotransferase has product MQFAKRLEKIPPYLFAQIDRKREELVAKGVDIINMGVGDPDKPTPPRIVRAMQDALDDPSTHNYPPYQGTKEYRQAAAQWMERRFGVAGLNPDTEVVSSIGSKEAIHNTFLAFVEPGDYSIIPDPGYPVYRTATIFAGGEPYPMPLNPENGFLPDLSAIPPEIAERAKLLWINYPNNPTGAVASLEFFAELVEFCRRYEILLCHDHAYSEMAYDGYKPPSVLQVPGAKDVAIEFHSLSKSYNMMGWRVGFVVGNATGIKGLTQVKSNIDSGVFKAIQRSAIVAMSTPEAALQEVISVYQQRRDVVIAGLQSLGWPLEPPKATLYVWVPVPKGKTSAEFVTLLLEKCGIIVPPGNGYGTYGEGYFRIALTISAERLQEGIERMRAAGIRYS; this is encoded by the coding sequence ATGCAGTTTGCCAAACGTTTAGAAAAAATTCCCCCCTATTTATTCGCCCAAATTGACCGCAAACGGGAAGAGTTAGTCGCCAAAGGGGTAGATATCATCAATATGGGAGTGGGAGACCCAGATAAACCCACTCCGCCTCGGATTGTGCGGGCCATGCAGGATGCCCTCGATGACCCCAGCACTCACAACTATCCCCCCTATCAAGGCACGAAAGAATATCGCCAAGCGGCGGCGCAGTGGATGGAACGCCGCTTTGGTGTCGCGGGTTTAAACCCAGATACGGAGGTGGTATCCTCCATTGGTTCCAAAGAAGCCATCCACAATACTTTTTTGGCTTTTGTGGAACCGGGAGACTACAGCATCATCCCGGACCCCGGTTACCCGGTTTACCGCACGGCCACAATTTTTGCTGGTGGGGAACCTTACCCCATGCCCCTGAATCCTGAAAATGGCTTTTTGCCCGATTTGTCAGCGATTCCTCCAGAAATCGCCGAAAGAGCCAAGTTACTTTGGATTAACTATCCTAATAATCCCACGGGGGCGGTGGCAAGTTTAGAGTTTTTTGCCGAATTAGTGGAGTTTTGCCGCCGCTACGAGATTTTGCTCTGCCATGACCACGCTTACTCGGAGATGGCTTACGATGGTTACAAGCCGCCTTCGGTGCTGCAAGTACCGGGAGCGAAGGATGTGGCGATCGAGTTTCACAGCCTGTCTAAATCTTACAATATGATGGGCTGGCGGGTGGGTTTCGTGGTGGGAAATGCCACTGGGATTAAGGGCCTGACTCAGGTTAAGTCTAATATTGACTCGGGGGTGTTTAAGGCGATTCAGCGATCAGCTATTGTGGCTATGTCCACCCCCGAAGCCGCTCTCCAAGAGGTAATATCCGTTTACCAACAACGTCGCGATGTGGTGATTGCCGGTCTGCAATCCCTCGGCTGGCCGCTCGAACCCCCCAAAGCCACCCTTTACGTGTGGGTTCCGGTTCCCAAAGGTAAAACCTCAGCCGAATTTGTCACCCTGTTGCTGGAAAAGTGCGGCATCATCGTCCCCCCCGGTAACGGCTACGGGACCTACGGCGAAGGCTACTTCCGCATCGCTCTGACTATTAGTGCAGAGCGATTGCAAGAAGGTATAGAGCGGATGAGAGCTGCTGGGATTCGCTACTCCTGA
- a CDS encoding STAS domain-containing protein translates to MYSTITRNAEVTEIRPRGHINAANAAAFKTQLAETLGATTGTVVVDMEQVESLDSAGLMALVSGLSLAQSLNRKLILCSVSASIAIIFEITKLERVFEIYPHKPNWLAAIA, encoded by the coding sequence ATGTACTCAACTATTACCCGGAATGCCGAAGTGACGGAAATTCGACCCAGAGGCCATATCAATGCAGCGAATGCAGCGGCATTTAAAACCCAACTAGCTGAAACCTTGGGGGCGACCACTGGGACGGTGGTAGTGGATATGGAGCAAGTGGAGTCCTTGGATAGCGCAGGGCTAATGGCTTTGGTGTCGGGGCTGAGTTTGGCGCAAAGCCTGAACCGTAAGTTGATTCTCTGTTCCGTTTCTGCCTCGATCGCCATTATTTTTGAAATCACGAAGTTAGAGCGGGTATTTGAGATTTACCCTCACAAACCAAATTGGCTGGCTGCGATCGCCTAA
- the clpS gene encoding ATP-dependent Clp protease adapter ClpS: MSVETVEKRSTVRKLAPRYRVLLHNDDFNSMEYVVQTLMQTVPSLTQPQAVSIMMEAHTNGIALVITCALEHAEFYCENLKNYGLISTIEPDE, encoded by the coding sequence GTGTCAGTGGAGACAGTTGAGAAGCGTTCAACGGTCCGCAAGCTCGCACCGCGTTATCGTGTGTTACTCCATAACGATGATTTCAACTCGATGGAGTATGTGGTACAAACTCTGATGCAGACAGTGCCGAGTCTAACTCAGCCTCAAGCTGTCAGCATTATGATGGAAGCCCACACCAACGGTATCGCCTTGGTGATTACTTGTGCTTTGGAGCATGCGGAGTTTTATTGCGAAAACTTAAAAAACTACGGGCTCATTAGCACGATCGAACCCGACGAATAG
- a CDS encoding DUF1830 domain-containing protein produces the protein MAQIIDPVPSYLHDRIVCCYVNATSKIQIARITNIPNWYFERVVFPGQHLIFEALPEALLEIHSGMMASAILSDTILCDRLRMEEQRNEAQQRQDTKKIEDPYDTHTRGTTHKNPIPTPSLKALALSAAE, from the coding sequence ATGGCTCAAATCATCGATCCCGTACCGTCTTACCTGCACGATCGTATCGTCTGCTGCTACGTCAACGCCACCAGCAAGATTCAGATTGCGCGCATCACCAATATACCAAACTGGTATTTTGAGCGTGTGGTATTCCCCGGACAGCACCTGATTTTTGAAGCGCTGCCAGAAGCCTTGCTGGAAATTCACAGCGGCATGATGGCATCAGCAATTTTATCAGATACCATCCTCTGCGATCGGCTGCGCATGGAAGAACAACGCAACGAAGCCCAACAGAGGCAAGACACCAAGAAAATAGAAGACCCGTATGATACCCATACCAGGGGCACCACTCATAAAAACCCCATCCCCACCCCATCCTTAAAAGCCCTCGCATTAAGCGCGGCGGAATAA
- a CDS encoding SBBP repeat-containing protein, translating into MTKSNRTTKIVRPVKPLALTAGNIMQDLLGIEGIKTAANLGMAITDDLPILNGNFESVGASNTESFASGIFSIIDIKNDNLNVNLSEFDLAATIGETAAEPLTPAGPGDPITGDVTTATSNLPLSFIANAGQAAENVQALVKGAGYTIFFTPEEISFQMATGETSAQVELSFAGANPSPIVAGKDVLPGVANFITGNNPSQWWTDVPTYERLVYQDLYPGIDLIYSGQEGQLKSDFILDPGADYNIIRLNYSGIEGMRIGDDGSLILDTPGGELSESPPIAFQEIDNQRVLVDASYVLFDNTQVGFAVGDYNPAYPLIIDPTLAYSTYLGGSGADIGSGIAVDGDGNVYITGSTTSVDFPNQNPLPASITSDAFVTKLFKDGTRVMYSTYLGGFANDAGNGIAVDSDGNAYVAGVTASSNFPIQSPLQLEFGGNPDAFILKLNPNGNGIIYSTFLGGSGNDSASKIVLDGDENAYVVGTTTSSDFPITGNGLQQEFGGTIDAFVAKIDRAGTSLAYATYLGGSDDEEGADIAVDASGNAYVTGTTFSVNFPTTEGALQPVMGNLNFRQSDGFVSKLNADGSGLVYSTYLGGSDDDKGNGIAVDSAGSAYITGSTGRLPVQVAFNPDGRPLPVFGDFPTQFPLQENFSVIGGDFDTDGFVTKLSPDGSGLQYSTYLGGGFGVDTGISIAVDAFGRAYVTGTTRSPDFPVAEAIQTTNKGEDDVFLTQFSPDGSSLEYSTFLGGAKTDTIGDMALDNNGHLYLVGSSTSSDFPTESEFQGSLGGLTDVFLAKIVPTGVRVFKGFESFVELIADAGRDPLSLFFDEGFYLANNPDVRAAVAAGAFRNGLQHFNLVGQFERRQPSPLFNEILYLQANPDVAAAVANRTVSSGFTHFVQSGFFEGRDRRTQLFDENYYFDANPDMVAAVRGGAVKSGYEHFIRFGQSEEPPTPI; encoded by the coding sequence ATGACAAAATCAAACAGAACGACTAAAATAGTACGGCCTGTTAAACCACTGGCACTCACGGCTGGAAACATTATGCAAGACCTACTGGGAATTGAGGGAATAAAGACCGCCGCCAATCTGGGAATGGCAATTACAGATGATTTGCCAATACTTAATGGTAATTTTGAATCCGTTGGTGCCTCTAACACCGAGAGCTTTGCCAGCGGCATTTTCTCAATTATTGATATAAAAAATGACAATTTAAATGTAAATTTAAGTGAATTTGACCTTGCTGCCACCATTGGGGAAACAGCAGCAGAACCATTAACCCCAGCCGGTCCCGGCGACCCCATCACAGGGGATGTTACCACAGCCACCAGTAATTTGCCGTTAAGTTTTATTGCAAATGCTGGACAAGCGGCGGAAAATGTGCAGGCTTTGGTCAAAGGCGCTGGATATACCATCTTTTTCACTCCAGAAGAAATATCCTTCCAGATGGCAACGGGGGAAACATCAGCTCAGGTAGAGCTGAGTTTTGCGGGAGCCAACCCCTCTCCCATTGTGGCGGGAAAAGATGTCCTACCAGGTGTAGCCAACTTTATCACTGGTAACAACCCCAGCCAATGGTGGACAGATGTCCCGACTTATGAACGTCTGGTTTACCAAGATTTATATCCGGGAATTGACTTAATTTACAGCGGGCAAGAAGGACAGCTCAAAAGTGATTTTATTTTGGATCCGGGAGCGGATTATAACATAATTCGCCTCAATTATTCCGGCATTGAAGGGATGCGGATCGGCGATGATGGTAGTCTGATACTAGATACGCCAGGGGGAGAGCTAAGCGAATCGCCGCCTATTGCTTTCCAGGAAATCGATAATCAGCGAGTGCTGGTGGATGCTAGTTATGTGTTGTTCGACAATACTCAAGTGGGCTTTGCGGTGGGTGATTATAACCCTGCTTATCCCCTGATTATTGACCCGACTCTGGCTTATTCCACTTATCTGGGGGGCAGTGGCGCGGATATTGGTTCGGGGATTGCGGTAGATGGTGATGGCAATGTGTATATCACTGGTTCTACTACTTCTGTGGATTTCCCCAACCAAAACCCGCTCCCGGCGAGCATCACTTCTGATGCTTTTGTGACGAAGTTGTTTAAAGATGGCACGCGGGTAATGTATTCTACCTATTTGGGTGGATTTGCCAATGATGCGGGCAATGGCATTGCGGTAGATAGTGATGGCAATGCTTATGTGGCTGGGGTGACGGCTTCTAGTAATTTTCCGATTCAAAGTCCTTTGCAGCTTGAGTTTGGGGGCAACCCGGATGCTTTTATTCTGAAGCTGAATCCTAATGGCAATGGGATTATTTACTCGACGTTTTTGGGTGGGAGTGGGAATGATTCGGCGAGCAAAATTGTCCTAGATGGGGATGAAAATGCTTATGTGGTGGGGACAACCACATCGAGCGATTTTCCGATTACAGGGAATGGGTTACAGCAGGAGTTTGGCGGGACGATCGATGCTTTTGTGGCGAAAATTGATCGAGCAGGAACCAGCTTAGCTTATGCCACCTATTTGGGGGGGAGCGATGATGAGGAAGGAGCGGATATTGCTGTGGATGCCAGCGGTAATGCTTATGTGACGGGGACGACTTTTTCGGTGAATTTTCCCACGACTGAAGGGGCATTGCAACCGGTAATGGGCAATTTGAATTTTCGCCAGAGTGATGGGTTTGTTTCTAAGTTGAATGCTGATGGCAGTGGGTTGGTATATTCCACCTATTTGGGGGGGAGTGATGATGATAAAGGCAATGGCATTGCGGTAGATAGTGCTGGCAGTGCTTATATTACTGGTAGCACGGGGAGATTGCCGGTGCAGGTGGCTTTTAACCCGGATGGGAGACCGCTACCGGTATTTGGCGATTTTCCCACCCAATTTCCCCTGCAAGAAAATTTCAGCGTTATCGGGGGCGATTTTGATACGGATGGGTTTGTGACGAAATTATCTCCTGATGGTAGTGGTTTGCAATACTCCACTTATTTGGGTGGGGGGTTTGGTGTTGATACGGGGATATCTATTGCGGTGGACGCTTTCGGTCGAGCCTATGTGACGGGAACGACCCGATCGCCCGATTTTCCCGTCGCCGAAGCCATCCAAACCACCAACAAAGGGGAAGATGACGTATTTTTAACTCAGTTTTCCCCCGATGGCAGCTCTTTGGAATACTCCACCTTCCTCGGCGGCGCCAAAACCGATACGATCGGCGATATGGCCCTGGATAACAATGGTCATCTGTACCTGGTGGGTTCTTCCACTTCCAGCGATTTTCCCACAGAAAGCGAGTTTCAAGGCAGTTTGGGGGGATTAACGGATGTGTTTTTGGCGAAAATTGTCCCGACTGGGGTGCGGGTGTTCAAAGGTTTTGAGAGCTTTGTCGAATTAATCGCTGATGCAGGGCGTGACCCCCTGAGCCTGTTTTTTGATGAGGGCTTTTACTTGGCGAATAACCCAGATGTGAGAGCAGCAGTGGCGGCGGGGGCGTTCCGCAATGGGTTGCAACATTTTAATCTGGTGGGACAGTTTGAAAGAAGGCAGCCGAGTCCTTTATTTAATGAAATTTTGTATTTGCAGGCTAACCCGGATGTGGCGGCGGCGGTGGCGAACCGGACCGTGAGCAGCGGGTTTACTCATTTTGTGCAGTCCGGGTTTTTTGAGGGACGCGATCGGCGTACCCAGCTATTTGACGAAAACTATTACTTTGACGCTAACCCGGACATGGTTGCTGCCGTCAGAGGTGGCGCCGTGAAAAGCGGTTATGAACATTTTATCCGCTTCGGTCAAAGCGAGGAGCCCCCAACCCCTATTTGA
- the sdhA gene encoding succinate dehydrogenase (quinone) flavoprotein subunit, producing the protein MQKFPSIEQKWDKAKFDSKLVNPSNKRKFEIIVVGTGLAGASAAASLAELGYNVKSFCIQDSPRRAHSIAAQGGINAAKNYQNDGDSVFRLFYDTVKGGDFRAREANVYRLAQVSANIIDHCVALGVPFAREYGGLLDNRSFGGAQVSRTFYAKGQTGQQLLLGAYSALSRQIALGMVQMFPRHEMLDLVVENGVARGIVTRNLLTGEISSHSAHAVLLCTGGYSNVFFLSTNGRGSNATAIWRAYKKGACFANPCFTQIHPTCIPQSGESQSKLTLMSESLRNDGRIWVPKNPGDKRPAREIPESERDYYLERIYPTFGNLVPRDVASRNAKTICDAGYGVGTGNAVYLDFADSIKRLGAEEIASRYGNLFDIYQRIMGENPYEVPMKIYPAPHYTMGVGGL; encoded by the coding sequence ATGCAAAAATTCCCATCGATAGAGCAAAAATGGGATAAAGCCAAGTTTGACAGCAAACTGGTTAACCCATCCAACAAGCGCAAATTTGAAATTATTGTGGTGGGGACCGGGTTGGCGGGAGCTTCGGCGGCGGCTTCTTTAGCAGAATTGGGCTACAATGTCAAGTCATTTTGTATCCAAGATAGTCCCCGACGGGCTCACAGTATCGCCGCTCAAGGTGGTATCAATGCGGCGAAAAATTACCAAAATGATGGTGATAGTGTCTTCCGCCTCTTTTACGACACAGTAAAGGGGGGAGATTTCCGCGCCCGGGAAGCGAATGTTTACCGTTTAGCCCAGGTGAGCGCCAATATTATTGACCATTGTGTGGCTCTGGGTGTCCCTTTTGCTCGCGAATATGGGGGACTGCTGGATAACCGCTCTTTTGGGGGGGCGCAGGTATCTCGTACTTTCTACGCCAAAGGGCAAACGGGACAGCAGTTGCTTTTGGGTGCTTATAGTGCTTTATCTCGTCAAATTGCCCTGGGAATGGTGCAGATGTTCCCCCGCCATGAAATGTTAGATTTGGTGGTGGAAAATGGGGTGGCGAGGGGGATTGTCACGCGCAATTTGTTGACGGGGGAAATTTCCTCCCATTCTGCCCATGCGGTGTTACTCTGCACTGGCGGTTATTCTAATGTGTTTTTCTTATCTACTAATGGCCGTGGTTCTAATGCAACGGCTATATGGCGGGCTTATAAGAAGGGGGCTTGTTTTGCTAATCCCTGTTTTACGCAAATTCACCCGACTTGTATTCCTCAGTCCGGGGAGTCTCAGTCTAAGCTGACGCTGATGAGTGAGTCTCTGCGGAATGATGGGCGGATCTGGGTGCCGAAAAATCCGGGGGATAAACGACCCGCTAGGGAGATTCCTGAGTCGGAACGGGATTATTATTTGGAGCGGATTTATCCGACTTTTGGTAATTTGGTGCCTCGGGATGTGGCTTCGCGCAACGCTAAGACAATCTGCGATGCGGGTTATGGTGTGGGCACGGGTAATGCGGTATATCTGGATTTTGCTGATTCTATCAAGCGGTTGGGGGCGGAGGAAATTGCCTCTCGCTATGGCAATTTGTTTGATATTTACCAGCGCATTATGGGGGAAAATCCCTATGAAGTGCCGATGAAAATCTATCCGGCGCCTCACTATACGATGGGTGTGGGTGGATTATAA
- a CDS encoding nucleotidyltransferase family protein: MRRDEAIAILIAHQENLQQFGVSSLEIFGSVARNEAKPDSDVDLLVEFAKPVGLFTFMRLQRYLENILGCPVDLGTPDSLKPYLREAVLKEAIRAI; this comes from the coding sequence ATGAGGCGGGATGAGGCGATCGCGATTTTAATCGCTCACCAAGAAAATCTCCAACAATTTGGCGTTAGCTCCTTAGAAATTTTTGGTTCTGTGGCGCGAAACGAAGCCAAACCGGATAGTGATGTGGACTTATTGGTAGAATTTGCCAAACCAGTAGGGCTCTTTACTTTTATGCGGTTGCAGCGATACCTGGAAAATATTTTAGGTTGTCCTGTGGATTTGGGTACTCCCGACTCTCTGAAACCTTATTTGCGAGAAGCTGTCCTCAAGGAGGCTATTCGTGCCATCTAG
- a CDS encoding CPBP family intramembrane glutamic endopeptidase encodes MLLLWAPAAIPAYIFISDQNLVSLVTMPVLYLEFIFLVKFWGQKVYGEPQILRNYGLEFTPQNARYLITGLGMGLLSLSTLLLLEGGLGWLGWQMPPAGFFKVIGEGFLVGLGVGFAEELLFRGWLLDELQRDYSPKAAMWTNATIFAILHYIKPLEAMLEQLPAFPGLAILGVTLVWGKRYSGGRLGLPIGFHGGLVWGYYMVSNGHLISYSPGISDWLTGIHGNPIAGLMGIIWLSCIALFLRQKSLQNCP; translated from the coding sequence TTGCTGCTACTGTGGGCACCAGCAGCCATTCCCGCGTATATTTTCATCAGCGACCAAAATTTGGTTTCCCTGGTGACGATGCCCGTGTTATACTTAGAGTTTATCTTTCTCGTCAAGTTTTGGGGACAAAAGGTTTACGGTGAGCCGCAGATCCTCCGCAACTACGGCTTAGAATTTACCCCACAAAATGCCCGCTACCTCATCACCGGACTGGGGATGGGGTTGCTGAGTTTGAGTACCTTGCTGCTATTGGAAGGTGGACTCGGTTGGCTGGGGTGGCAGATGCCTCCGGCGGGCTTCTTCAAGGTGATTGGCGAAGGGTTTTTGGTCGGTTTGGGGGTGGGTTTTGCCGAAGAGTTGCTGTTTCGGGGGTGGCTGTTAGATGAGCTACAGCGGGACTACAGTCCGAAAGCAGCGATGTGGACCAATGCCACGATTTTTGCCATCCTGCACTATATCAAGCCTCTGGAGGCGATGCTGGAGCAGTTACCGGCGTTTCCCGGTTTGGCTATTTTGGGGGTGACGCTGGTATGGGGGAAGCGTTACTCGGGGGGACGCCTGGGGTTGCCGATCGGCTTTCATGGCGGCTTGGTATGGGGATATTACATGGTCAGTAATGGTCATTTAATCTCCTATTCACCGGGGATTTCCGATTGGCTCACGGGTATTCACGGCAACCCGATCGCTGGCTTGATGGGAATTATCTGGCTAAGCTGCATCGCCTTATTCCTGCGGCAAAAATCTCTCCAAAATTGTCCCTAG
- a CDS encoding YgiT-type zinc finger protein has protein sequence MYQCHVCGSNQSHPELVNEVFQIKGKIYLVEKIPAQVCSRCGEFTFSRETTEKVRKMLHGDSQPVDSIKIDVFAY, from the coding sequence ATGTACCAATGTCATGTTTGTGGTTCAAATCAATCCCACCCAGAATTGGTTAATGAAGTTTTTCAAATTAAAGGTAAAATTTATCTAGTAGAAAAAATTCCCGCCCAAGTCTGTTCTCGCTGTGGTGAATTCACATTTAGCAGAGAGACAACTGAAAAAGTCAGGAAAATGTTACACGGTGACTCTCAACCAGTAGATTCAATTAAGATTGATGTGTTTGCTTATTAA
- a CDS encoding DUF4258 domain-containing protein, with the protein MKSIEDIRQQLQAGEFEFSRHAFRRSVERNISEDEIKDTGKNVIIIEDYPDDKYSPSCLLLGFTGNGRPLHIQVSRLESDHVKIITIYEPDASEWIDYLERR; encoded by the coding sequence TTGAAAAGTATTGAAGATATTCGCCAGCAACTGCAAGCGGGAGAATTTGAATTCTCTCGCCATGCGTTTCGACGCTCGGTTGAGCGAAACATTAGTGAAGATGAAATAAAAGATACTGGTAAAAACGTTATAATTATTGAAGATTATCCCGATGATAAGTATTCTCCAAGCTGCTTGCTATTGGGATTCACTGGGAACGGAAGACCTTTGCATATCCAAGTTTCGCGTCTAGAATCTGACCATGTTAAAATTATTACTATTTATGAGCCAGATGCTAGCGAATGGATCGATTATTTAGAAAGGAGATAA
- a CDS encoding succinate dehydrogenase cytochrome b subunit, producing MTKDKTQMTRVQEIPFMPSASIAKKAVMAITALLVIGFLLVHLAGNLFLFVGPQAYNAYAHKLTSSPLIYPAEAFLLLIFGYHIITGIQVWHDNRRAKKQKYAMQKRLGKGTFMSKTMIISGIIILAFLIFHLATFKYGQYIPSAENPAIRDIYSLVVQKFTIWWYVLFYVTAVCCMGMHLAHGFQSAFRTLGLSNQGTLAVMQWISYGVAVFFAVGYSVFPVYFFLFGS from the coding sequence ATGACCAAGGACAAAACACAAATGACGCGAGTGCAAGAAATACCATTTATGCCCAGTGCTTCGATCGCCAAAAAAGCCGTAATGGCAATTACAGCTTTGCTAGTTATCGGCTTTTTACTGGTACATTTGGCTGGCAACCTGTTCCTATTTGTCGGGCCCCAAGCCTATAACGCCTATGCTCATAAACTAACTTCCAGTCCCCTGATTTACCCCGCCGAAGCATTTCTGCTCCTGATTTTTGGCTACCACATCATCACCGGTATCCAAGTATGGCATGACAACCGCAGGGCGAAAAAACAAAAATATGCCATGCAAAAGCGATTGGGTAAAGGCACTTTTATGTCCAAAACCATGATAATCAGTGGGATTATCATTTTGGCATTTTTGATTTTCCACTTAGCCACATTCAAATACGGTCAATATATCCCCTCAGCCGAAAATCCCGCAATTCGCGATATTTATTCCCTGGTAGTGCAAAAATTTACCATTTGGTGGTATGTGCTGTTTTATGTAACTGCAGTCTGCTGTATGGGAATGCACTTAGCACATGGATTTCAAAGTGCTTTCCGCACCCTCGGATTGAGCAATCAGGGGACTTTGGCAGTGATGCAGTGGATTTCCTACGGTGTGGCGGTGTTTTTTGCCGTAGGTTACAGCGTGTTTCCCGTGTATTTTTTCTTATTCGGTTCTTAG